A single region of the Rattus rattus isolate New Zealand chromosome 8, Rrattus_CSIRO_v1, whole genome shotgun sequence genome encodes:
- the Cgas gene encoding cyclic GMP-AMP synthase: MEDPRRRTTAPRAKKPSAKRAPTRPSGTGATVSRAGSCGPQRGARSRRVERDGDTTEKPHTPALRVRPGRAAERTKDAQPLATDAAGASERPAVREPQRQVILDPEPPAVQEPQAPTVARGPVRRRGARSIRQGSRKEPDKLKKVLDKLRLKRKEISAAAETVNKVVDQLLRRMQRRESEFKGVEQLNTGSYYEHVKISAPNEFDVMFKLEVPRIELEEYYETGAFYRVKFKRIPRGNPLSHFLEGEVLSATKVLSKFREIIKEEVKEIKDTDVTVEEEKPGSPAVTLLIRNPEEISVDIILALESKGSWPISTKGGLPIQDWLGTKVRTNLRREPFYLVPKNAKDGNHFQGETWRLSFSHTEKYILNNHGIGKTCCESSGAKCCRKECLKLMKYLLEQLKREFQELDAFCSYHVKTAIFHMWTKDPQDSQWDPRNLSTCFDKFLTFFLECLRTEKLDHYFIPKFNLFSQELIDKKSKEFLSEKIEYERNNGFPIFNKL, from the exons ATGGAAGATCCGCGTAGAAGGACGACGGCGCCGCGCGCTAAGAAGCCGTCTGCGAAGCGCGCCCCGACGCGGCCCAGCGGAACCGGGGCCACCGTGTCCCGCGCGGGAAGCTGCGGCCCGCAAAGAGGGGCGCGATCGCGACGGGTGGAGCGAGACGGGGACACCACGGAGAAGCCACACACCCCAGCGCTCCGAGTGCGTCCCGGAAGGGCCGCTGAGCGCACCAAGGATGCACAGCCCTTGGCCACGGACGCGGCTGGAGCCTCCGAGAGGCCCGCGGTCCGGGAGCCCCAGCGGCAAGTCATCCTCGATCCTGAGCCGCCCGCTGTGCAGGAGCCCCAGGCGCCGACTGTCGCAAGAGGACCTGTCCGCAGAAGGGGCGCACGCTCCATCCGGCAAGGGTCCAGGAAGGAGCCAGACAAGCTAAAGAAGGTGCTGGACAAATTGAGATTGAAACGCAAAGAAATCTCGGCGGCGGCCGAGACGGTGAATAAAGTCGTGGATCAACTGCTGCGCAGAATGCAGAGACGGGAGTCCGAGTTCAAAGGCGTGGAGCAGCTGAACACCGGCAGCTACTATGAACATGTGAAG ATTTCTGCTCCTAATGAATTTGATGTTATGTTTAAACTGGAAGTCCCCAGAATCGAGCTAGAAGAATATTACGAAACTGGTGCTTTCTATCGTGTGAAGTTCAAGAGAATTCCACGAGGAAATCCTCTGAGTCATTTTTTAGAAGGGGAAGTATTATCAGCTACCAAGGTGCTGTCAAAGTTTAGGGAAATcattaaagaagaagtgaaagaGATCAAAG ATACAGATGTCACCGTGGAGGAGGAAAAACCAGGAAGCCCTGCTGTAACCCTTCTCATCAGGAACCCTGAAGAAATATCTGTGGATATAATCCTGGCTTTGGAATCGAAAGGCAGCTGGCCTATTAGTACCAAAGGAGGACTACCTATTCAAGACTGGCTCGGCACAAAAGTGAGGACCAATCTAAGACGAGAGCCGTTTTATCTTGTACCCAAGAACGCAAAAGATGGAAATCATTTTCAAG GAGAGACATGGCGCCTCTCCTTCTCTCACactgaaaaatacattttgaataatCATGGGATAGGAAAAACATGTTGTGAATCTTCTGGAGCAAAATGTTGCAG gaaagaatgtttaaaattaatgaaataccTTTTGGAACAGTTGAAAAGAGAGTTTCAAGAGCTAGATGCATTCTGTTCTTACCACGTGAAAACTGCCATCTTTCATATGTGGACCAAGGACCCACAGGACAGCCAGTGGGACCCCAGGAACCTAAGCACCTGCTTTGATAAGTTTTTGACATTCTTCCTGGAGTGCCTCAGGACAGAGAAACTGGACCACTATTTTATTCCAAAGTTTAATCTGTTTTCTCAAGAGCTAATTgacaaaaaaagtaaagaatttcTGTCAGAGAAAATCGAATATGAAAGAAACAATGGATTTCCAATTTTCAACAAGCTTTGA